The following nucleotide sequence is from Acyrthosiphon pisum isolate AL4f chromosome A2, pea_aphid_22Mar2018_4r6ur, whole genome shotgun sequence.
AGATTTGGACCAAATACAAAGCTATATTTTCACTATGTCACtctaaatcttataaaatataatatgaaaaaatgataaACATTTAACTTACTAAGgttatctacaaaatattaaactcatattaagtttacatattataataactgctTATAGATTTTGGACCgaatacaaaactatattttcaCTATGACACTTTATAacgtataaatcataatatgaaaaaattataaacatttaacttaCTAAGgttatctaaaaaatgttaaactcatatttagttttcatataataactGCTTATAGATTTTGGACCGAATAGAAAACTATATTTTCACTATGTcactttataatgtatacatcgtaatatgaaaaaattataaacatttaacttaCTACTAAGATtatctataaaatgttgaaaataatatttagtttacaaCATCATTACCATTTACAATACATAACTGCAAATATAGTTGATTAAGATATTTGTCAACGCTAGATaatgttgaaatttttaattgcCACCGCACCACTATAGAGTACAACCTAAAGAAGAAAGGAGGTGTTGTAAAGGCTTCTTTAACACGAGCttgaaattttacaaataattttaacccGAGAGAACAAGCTATTACGTTAGTGGAGTGatgatttattgaaaataaacacaataaacaTCAAgggattacaatttttttttttttttttggggggggattACAACAAAATGAGAGGCCCCTACTCCTCTCTTTATTTTTTGCCTTCGGCACATATTTCAACAAACCTGTAGATCCTGAACAAATTAGTGAAGGGGAACAGACTACAACAGGTACGCCAAGCGTTTCAACGCAAAAAAATGGTTGGACAATTTCAGAAGACTTGATACCACAGTTAGCAGATCCTACCTTTCCAGTCTAGGGATAGTTGATTTGCTAATAGGTGGGggagtatttttttatgtgatttcAACTACAATACCTCGGATTCCACTAAGCGTCAAGAATGTGGTTTCGAGCTCCAGCAATTTCGGGTGAATAGTGACCGGGGAAATAGGACAAGTGACTTTAGTTGAAATTCATTCAGTTGGTGAATCATTAGAGGAAGATTGGAAGGCAAGTATGGCCAGAGGACTTCCAGTCTCGGACGGCTATCTAAGGCAAATCAGAGATGTCTGGAAGAGGCAGaaatagttgaacattttaatcaaaCTACATACAAAGATGAAGAGGGACGGTTCGTAGTTTACGATGGCTATGGCAACATCTTCATTCTTCAGTATGGAACGCGTATTGCAGCACGATGAAAAGTTAAGAATGGAATACACAAAGTTCATCAACGAATATAACGAAATGGGGCTTATAGTAGAAGTCGTTGATGAACTAGTGATACCAAAACCATATTTTTACCTACCACATCATGCGTTCCTTAAAACCTCAAGTTTTACAACTAAACTCTGAGTTGTGTTTTATGCGTCAGCCACAAGCTCATCAGGGCTATCCCTCAACAATGTGTTGAAATGTAGTCCTACCGTGCAGGAAGACGGGTTCGGAATACTTACACGTTTTAGGAAACACCAGTACGTCGTAACATCCGACGTCGAAAAAATGTATCGTCAAGTACGCGTTTCAGAGGATGATTGGAATCTGCAACAGATTTTGTGGAGATAAAATCCAAAGGAGAAGTTACGTACTTATCAATTGACGACTGTGGCTTATGGAACGACACCAGCGTCGTTTTTGGCTACACAATGCTGAGCTGCTTTGCTCGAAGAGTCAAAGTCTATTCTTCGTGACTTATATGGACGATCTAATTCAAACTCCCAAGCTAAAATTGAACAAATGGATAAACGCAAAAGTGATGCATTGTTTACACTTGAGATCGGAGATGGAGAAATAATGAAATCGTTAGGACTGGAATTGAAGCCACTGTTAGATCAATTCTTTTTTACCATATCTCCCACTTTACAACGGAAATGTTTAACGAAGCGAATGatattatcaaatcttaataaGATTTTTGACCCTATGGGTTTTTTGGCACCAATGCTTATAAGGGAAAAATCTTTCTGATACGGATGTGGGCAGAAAAAATGGATTGAGATAAACCGTTGCCAATAGCCATGCAAACTAAAGGAGCACCTTCCACCAAAGCTTAGGGCAGTTGAAGGTACTAAAAATACCAAACCTATCAAGGGACATCAAAGTCCGTGGTGTCTGCGATGCCTCGGAGGAGCGTACGGCGTGTGCATCTATGTGCGTTTGATATATGGCGACGGAATATGAAATTCAAGACTCCTATGTTCGAAAACCCGTGTAGCACCTTTGAAAGAAACTACTATTCCACGTTTAGAACTGAATGGGGCGCTATAACTTGCTGAATTGGACAACAAGGTGTCAGAGTCTTGGGGTTTTAAGTTGGAAAGCTGTCAATTATGGACTGATTCTATCGAAGTCTTGAGCTGGATAAACAGCCAGCAAACCGTATGTTCTAAGTCGAATATCTCAAATTTTGGAATTAACTGATGCGAACTAATGGCACCATGTACGTACAGCTGATAATCGTGCTAATGTTATTTCCCATGGCACAAGTGCCAAGGAGCTTTTTGTAGCAGATCTCTGGTGGCATGGACCAAGATGGATGTCGGATCAAAAATGTCAATGGAATGTTTCGGAAGTACAATTAATCAAAGACAAAGAGATCCTTGAACAACGTACAGTAAAACTTGCATTAGTGGTTTCTCTACCATTAACTAAACTATTCGATGCTTTCTCGAACTGACACAAACTAGTACGTCCAGTAACATGGTTCTTACGATTCATAAGGTATATGAAgctaaaaaaactattgaatatccaaaacatttattaacttCCGAATTACAAGCAGCTAAAGTCGCTGTGATTAAATGGGTTTAGAGTGAGTTGTTTCACGGGGATATGAAATCATTAGAATCTCATAAGGAGCTTTTGCGAAGAAGCATAATCAAGAATTTGCAGCCATTCATAAAGGACAGTCTAATTTATGTCGGCGGACGTCTTGAGTATTCCAACATATCTGAACAGCAAAAACATTCATTAATGCTACCAGTGAGCCACAAAATAACGTGTTTCATATTTGAAGATCGGCACCGAGAATTACTACTCTGTGGACCACAAGCTTTGTTGGCCGAAATAAGAAGAATGTATTGGTCACTGAGAGGACGAATAATGGCACGTTCAGTAACTTCACGTTGTGTTCAGTGTATAAAGGCAAAACGTAAGTTTTTGTTTCTATTGATGGCACCATTACCAAATGATCGAGTGCAGTGCTCTCGGCCCTTTACTACCACTGGAGTTGATTTCGCGGGaccaattgttattattaagcGGCATTAAGGCCTGGATTGCTGTTTTTGTGTGCTTTTTGACTAGGGCAATTCACTTAGAAGCAGTGGAAGAACTTACAAGTGTTATATTTATAGCTTGTCTGCGTCAATTTATATCCAGGCGTGGAAAATGTAAGATAATTTATTGCGACAATGGTACCAATTTCGTTGGAGCGCAAAAAGTGCTTACTGGTTACATGgggaaaattgataaattaatggAAGGAGATGGAATCGAATGGAGATTCAATCCGCCGTAAGCTCCTCATTTTGGAGGGCTTTAGAAGAATGCTGTGAAGAGCACGAAATTTCATCTCACGAGAAGAATGAAAGACACACGGCTCACTTTAGGAGAACTCGGAACATTATTATGCCAAATAGAGGCCTGTTTAAACTCAAGACCAATGACGCTTCTTAGTAGTGATTCGTCTTATTTAGAAGCGCTAACACCGGCACACTTTTTAATTGGTAGGCCTATGTTCGTACTGCTCGAAAATGATCTCACCGAAGCTTCGCCAAATGGTATATGGCGTTGGAAAAGGGTACAATATCTTATGCAAACATTCCATGAAAGCGATGGGAGAATGAGTACCTGCCACAATGTCAAGTCCGTTGTAACGAGACAGAACTACCTACTTACAAATATCTGGCAATAGCGCGCCTATGATATTTATTGTACACGCAAAACAACATTACCGACGCGCCGCCAGTCGACTGGCCGCGAACTATCCAACGTATTTCATACCAAAGTGAGTGGCAGGTACGTGCACTAGATGGCGCGGAACGCCCCATCCATTTCGCAGCGCGCGTACCAACAATATTTCGCACACAAAAGTTATGTTTACCAGTAATACCATGTGAATATAACATACCACGTCAAACATAGACTTCACCAACGAGAACACAACCAACTACGAGCAAAATGTACCACGGAATACCACTGAAACGTGATGCCGCGCAGTCGTCATTATGCCAAACAGAGGTAGCTCGAACACCCAGTAAATAGACCTCGTGTGGGCAGCCATAATTACCTTCACACACAATACGACTCTTCCCATCTACTCCCCGCCGTGTCTAGTGCTTAAATAAAAGGAAACACAAACAGCACGGACGAGTAGACGATTCGAATATCGCCACCGCCGTCCACTTTGCCGTGTTTGGTGTTTACCCCAAAAGGGAAGCACAAACAGCTAGGACAAGTGTCACATCCCACGCCGCGCCGTCGCCACGTAATTTCCTGTATCTGGTATCTACCTATAAGGAGGTACAGACAGTATGGACAAGTGTCGATACCAAAATTACGCGCCGCCTCAGTTCGTGAACGCCGagccatcgccgccgccgccgtaaaATCTACCTACTCTCGTATTATCCACGGAACATCGCTGATAATACACATCGCTGTCGTCGCGAACAACGTACTGTTACTGTTGTTATTCTACTTGTACTGCCGTCCGTGTTCGCCCATCTACCTACATACACATTGCCACAGCACGACACCCAGGGAACAACCGATTCACTACCGTAGACAGCGTCATCAAGGACTAGTGGCCATTCGTCATACCAAACATTCCAAGTATAAGTCGACAGAGCCGTGAGTCCGACcataattctattttatataattttatccttgctatgcatattttaaatgtaaatcgcCTTgtgtgattaattaataattaaaagaaaatattgtgaaaataactAATACAGTGTATTGCAACAAGGAAaaacagataataatttaatgaaccaACAAATAGTCTATGCGTTCATTAATTTCATTACACCGTTGTAAGTGGTTAGGTTATGCAGGACAAGGCCAATGGAAATAAACGACGTGATCATTATAAGAGAAAGCAACTATCCAACCAGGTGAACTTTGGGAAGAATTTTTCAGCTGCACCCGGGTAAGGATGGAGTTATTTGAGTTGTAACTCTATGCACGGCAAGTGGAGTGGAAATGCGTCGACCAACAGTGAAGCTATGTTGCCTTCCAGTGCATAATGATGAAGTAAGTGTTGAAAAATCAGATTTTCAACGGGGGGAGGATTTCGAcgccaaataatattgtaattttgaattgtCACCGCACCACTATACCGCACAACCCGTTGTAGGTCAAAAGCCTATATTTGCTACCACCAAtcgacacacacacacccattATTATCTggacatatttatattgtatttttgtgatctaagttaaatattaatatgtagattACGCGGATCGGCCGCCGACGAGCCGGTCCGCGAATCATTATTACGACCAAACTATAGTCCATGACATGAAAAGTGGCCGATGACCGTCGCGAACCTAGCGGCCGTTTCACCTCAGTGGCTCAGTGGTTCACATTACGTGCGGGCGCCCGGCACTGCGACCCCCGCGCTATGTGCGATATAGGTTGAGAACCAAGGTAGGGAA
It contains:
- the LOC103308575 gene encoding uncharacterized protein LOC103308575 — translated: MKSLESHKELLRRSIIKNLQPFIKDSLIYVGGRLEYSNISEQQKHSLMLPVSHKITCFIFEDRHRELLLCGPQALLAEIRRMYWSLRGRIMARSVTSRCVQCIKAKRKFLFLLMAPLPNDRVQCSRPFTTTGVDFAGPIVIIKRH